The proteins below come from a single Kineococcus endophyticus genomic window:
- a CDS encoding methyl-accepting chemotaxis protein, with product MRSIRTRLVASTSAMVVTTLTLLVVVVTARSDAFGQEQATRYTSQLAQTTAAQVQQELAGAVRTVSDVADSMASLHQQGVLTRPAATDLVRAGLAAHPEFVGMGTGWEPNALDGQDARFAGTPESDASGRLIPYWFRSGSTLAVTPLTDLDDPAKSAWYWTPKQTGKVYFTEPYEYEVDGKTVLMSTAAAPVLDGTTVLGVVTADLALTSLTASMAEVKPYGTGYASLLTDAGTVVTHPDAERLGKAAAEATKTLALSATTSGQPRTATRTDDVLGREALVAVAPVRVDDTQTWTLLVSAPVSSALAASHSLRTTTVVLGLLAVLLAGVVSWFIGTGIGRPVRRLRDSLAEIADGDGDLTKRVDASRRDELGELGAAFNRFAESIAGTVREVGAEADVLNSAAGRLDRTSRALGSDVAETAQRSGLVAEQADAASGEVTGIAAAAEEMGASISEIARGTHEAARIAAEAVDVARSTEQAVSTLSSSSAEISEIVAAITSIAQQTNLLALNATIEAARAGDAGKGFAVVAGEVKELSTQTARATEDIERKIAALQQDVQQAASSVAHIGTVVDRLDEIQATVAAAVEEQSAVTGELAGGVSRAASATRTIAGTIGEVAQVAERTTASATETDACARQVADTADHVRALMGRFKV from the coding sequence GTGCGCAGCATCAGGACGCGACTCGTCGCGAGCACCTCGGCGATGGTCGTCACCACGCTGACGCTCCTCGTCGTCGTCGTGACGGCCAGGAGCGACGCGTTCGGGCAGGAGCAGGCCACCCGCTACACCTCGCAGCTGGCCCAGACCACGGCCGCGCAGGTGCAGCAGGAGCTCGCCGGCGCCGTCCGCACGGTGTCGGACGTCGCGGACTCGATGGCCTCCCTGCACCAGCAGGGCGTCCTGACCCGCCCCGCCGCCACCGACCTCGTGCGCGCCGGGCTCGCCGCGCACCCGGAGTTCGTGGGCATGGGCACCGGCTGGGAACCGAACGCCCTCGACGGCCAGGACGCACGCTTCGCCGGCACCCCCGAGAGCGACGCCAGCGGCCGCCTCATCCCCTACTGGTTCCGCAGCGGCAGCACGCTGGCCGTGACCCCGCTCACCGACCTCGACGACCCGGCCAAGAGCGCCTGGTACTGGACGCCGAAGCAGACCGGGAAGGTCTACTTCACCGAGCCGTACGAGTACGAGGTCGACGGCAAGACGGTCCTCATGTCGACGGCGGCGGCGCCCGTCCTGGACGGGACCACCGTCCTCGGCGTCGTGACGGCCGACCTGGCGCTGACGAGCCTGACGGCCTCGATGGCCGAGGTGAAGCCCTACGGCACGGGGTACGCGTCGCTGCTGACCGACGCGGGCACCGTCGTCACCCACCCCGACGCCGAGCGCCTCGGCAAGGCCGCCGCGGAGGCGACGAAGACCCTTGCGCTGTCCGCGACGACGTCGGGGCAGCCGCGCACCGCCACCCGCACCGACGACGTCCTGGGGCGCGAGGCCCTCGTCGCCGTCGCGCCGGTGCGCGTGGACGACACCCAGACGTGGACGCTGCTCGTCAGCGCGCCGGTGTCCTCCGCGCTGGCCGCCAGCCACTCGCTGCGCACCACGACCGTGGTCCTCGGTCTGCTCGCGGTGCTGCTCGCCGGAGTCGTCAGCTGGTTCATCGGGACCGGCATCGGCCGGCCGGTGCGCCGCCTGCGCGACAGCCTCGCCGAGATCGCCGACGGGGACGGTGACCTCACCAAGCGGGTCGACGCCTCCCGCCGCGACGAGCTCGGGGAGCTCGGCGCCGCCTTCAACCGGTTCGCCGAGTCGATCGCCGGGACCGTCCGCGAGGTGGGCGCCGAGGCCGACGTCCTGAACTCCGCGGCCGGCCGGCTCGACCGGACCAGCCGCGCGCTGGGTTCGGACGTGGCCGAGACCGCGCAGCGCTCCGGGCTCGTGGCCGAGCAGGCCGACGCGGCCAGCGGCGAGGTCACCGGCATCGCCGCGGCCGCCGAGGAGATGGGCGCCAGCATCTCCGAGATCGCCCGCGGCACGCACGAGGCCGCCCGCATCGCCGCCGAGGCCGTGGACGTGGCCCGGTCGACCGAGCAGGCCGTCTCGACGTTGTCCTCCAGCTCCGCCGAGATCAGCGAGATCGTCGCGGCCATCACCTCGATCGCCCAGCAGACGAACCTGCTGGCCCTCAACGCGACCATCGAGGCCGCCCGCGCCGGGGACGCCGGCAAGGGGTTCGCCGTCGTCGCCGGGGAGGTCAAGGAGCTCAGCACCCAGACGGCACGGGCCACCGAGGACATCGAACGCAAGATCGCTGCGCTGCAGCAGGACGTGCAGCAGGCCGCGTCGTCGGTCGCGCACATCGGGACCGTCGTGGACCGCCTCGACGAGATCCAGGCGACGGTCGCGGCCGCCGTCGAGGAGCAGTCGGCCGTCACCGGGGAACTCGCCGGCGGCGTCTCGCGGGCCGCCTCGGCGACCCGGACCATCGCCGGCACGATCGGGGAGGTCGCGCAGGTCGCCGAGCGGACCACCGCGAGCGCGACGGAGACGGACGCGTGCGCGCGTCAGGTCGCCGACACCGCCGACCACGTGCGCGCGCTCATGGGGCGCTTCAAGGTCTGA
- a CDS encoding acyl-CoA dehydrogenase family protein, whose product MSTPQHASTSTSSDTVPTGVDYYEIAADLTDAEREVWATVRSFVDEKVIPVAGGYWERAEMPMELLKEYGQLNLVGDGLEGPGVPRLSHTAAGLVTMELSRGDGSFATMLGVQAGLAMRSIEFLGSEEQKERWLPPMARLEVLGAFGLTEPDHGSDAVALGTTARRDGDEYVLDGAKRWIGFGTVCDVCVVWARGEDGQVQGFLVERGTPGYEATVIEGKASLRAIHNAAITLEGVRVPAANKLPGARSFRDTGRVLSATRAGIAWGALGHATAAYETALAYSLERKQFGQPLASFQLVQDKLVQMLAEVTAMQLFCLRVGKLADAGRLTDTQASLAKVNATRKARAVTAMARDLLGGNGILLEHRVARHMADVEALHTYEGTESIQTLIVGRHLTGVSSFT is encoded by the coding sequence ATGAGCACCCCCCAGCACGCGAGCACCAGCACCTCCAGCGACACGGTCCCCACGGGCGTCGACTACTACGAGATCGCCGCGGACCTCACCGACGCCGAACGCGAGGTGTGGGCGACCGTCCGCTCCTTCGTCGACGAGAAGGTCATCCCGGTCGCCGGTGGGTACTGGGAACGGGCCGAGATGCCCATGGAGCTGCTCAAGGAGTACGGGCAGCTGAACCTCGTCGGCGACGGGCTCGAGGGACCGGGCGTCCCGCGGCTCAGCCACACCGCCGCCGGCCTGGTGACCATGGAACTGTCCCGCGGTGACGGCAGCTTCGCCACCATGCTCGGGGTGCAGGCGGGGCTGGCCATGCGCTCCATCGAGTTCCTCGGTTCGGAGGAGCAGAAGGAGCGCTGGCTGCCGCCCATGGCGCGGCTGGAGGTGCTCGGTGCGTTCGGCCTCACCGAACCCGACCACGGTTCCGACGCCGTCGCCCTGGGGACCACGGCGCGCAGGGACGGCGACGAGTACGTCCTCGACGGCGCCAAGCGCTGGATCGGGTTCGGGACCGTCTGCGACGTCTGCGTCGTGTGGGCCCGCGGGGAGGACGGTCAGGTCCAGGGGTTCCTCGTCGAGCGCGGGACGCCCGGGTACGAGGCGACCGTCATCGAGGGCAAGGCGTCGCTGCGCGCGATCCACAACGCGGCCATCACGCTCGAAGGGGTCCGGGTGCCGGCGGCGAACAAGCTGCCCGGCGCGCGCAGCTTCCGCGACACCGGCCGCGTCCTGTCCGCGACCCGCGCCGGCATCGCCTGGGGCGCGCTCGGGCACGCGACCGCGGCCTACGAGACGGCGCTGGCCTACTCCCTGGAGCGCAAGCAGTTCGGGCAGCCGCTGGCGAGCTTCCAGCTCGTGCAGGACAAGCTCGTGCAGATGCTCGCCGAGGTCACGGCCATGCAGTTGTTCTGCCTGCGGGTGGGCAAGCTCGCCGACGCCGGGCGCCTCACGGACACCCAGGCCTCGCTGGCCAAGGTCAACGCGACCCGCAAGGCGCGTGCCGTGACGGCGATGGCGCGCGACCTGCTCGGCGGCAACGGGATCCTCCTGGAGCACCGCGTCGCCCGCCACATGGCCGACGTCGAGGCGCTGCACACCTACGAGGGCACGGAGTCGATCCAGACCCTCATCGTCGGGCGTCACCTCACGGGCGTGTCCAGCTTCACCTGA
- a CDS encoding long-chain-fatty-acid--CoA ligase, whose protein sequence is MQSFASILTEHARARPDGVAVRLDDHALTWRALDDATARVAALLRAQGVRRGDRVALIAPNVPHFPVLYHGILRAGGVVVPMNPLLRGREVNHHFTDSGAVLALVWHAVAEAAHAGAVGTPTRVVEVEPSATAALLASVEPDPAADLLDPDPQDTAVILYTSGTTGAPKGAELTHHNLVSNAVTSQESLVQMDEGDVILGALPLFHAFGQTCAMNTALVAGRTMTLLPRFTAEAALAVVERDRVTHFAGVPTMYVAMLNEPTADQRDLSSWRSCVSGGASLPVEVLRGFEEKYGVMILEGYGLSETSPVASFNLPDVPRKPGTIGVPVRGCEMDLRSADGSAVAPGEVGEIVIKGENVMKGYWRNESATAQAITDGWFRSGDLATRDADGYYTIVDRAKDMIDRGGYNVYPREVEEVLYEHPAVEQAAVVGFPDPLVGEEIGAAVVLKQGASATPEELQQHVKAQLAAYKYPRRVWIVSELPKGPTGKILKREITPPARTEDSPA, encoded by the coding sequence ATGCAGAGCTTCGCCAGCATCCTCACCGAGCACGCCCGCGCCCGTCCCGACGGCGTCGCGGTCCGGCTCGACGACCACGCCCTCACGTGGCGCGCCCTCGACGACGCCACCGCGCGCGTCGCCGCGCTGCTGCGCGCGCAGGGCGTCCGGCGGGGGGACCGGGTCGCCCTCATCGCCCCCAACGTCCCGCACTTCCCGGTGCTCTACCACGGGATCCTGCGCGCCGGAGGGGTCGTCGTGCCGATGAACCCGCTGCTGCGCGGCCGGGAGGTGAACCACCACTTCACCGACTCCGGGGCCGTCCTCGCCCTCGTCTGGCACGCCGTGGCCGAGGCGGCGCACGCCGGTGCCGTCGGGACGCCCACCCGCGTCGTGGAGGTCGAACCGTCCGCGACCGCGGCCCTGCTCGCCTCCGTCGAGCCCGACCCCGCCGCCGACCTGCTGGACCCCGACCCGCAGGACACCGCCGTCATCCTCTACACCTCCGGGACGACGGGGGCACCCAAGGGCGCCGAACTCACCCACCACAACCTCGTCAGCAACGCGGTGACGTCGCAGGAGTCCCTCGTCCAGATGGACGAGGGCGACGTGATCCTCGGCGCGCTGCCGCTGTTCCACGCGTTCGGCCAGACCTGCGCCATGAACACCGCCCTCGTGGCGGGCCGGACCATGACGCTGCTGCCCCGGTTCACCGCCGAGGCGGCGCTCGCGGTCGTCGAACGCGACCGCGTCACCCACTTCGCCGGGGTCCCCACGATGTACGTGGCGATGCTCAACGAACCCACCGCGGACCAGCGGGACCTGTCCTCCTGGCGGTCCTGCGTCTCGGGCGGGGCGTCGCTGCCCGTCGAGGTGCTGCGGGGTTTCGAGGAGAAGTACGGCGTGATGATCCTCGAGGGCTACGGCCTGTCCGAGACCTCGCCCGTCGCCTCCTTCAACCTGCCCGACGTCCCGCGCAAACCCGGCACGATCGGCGTCCCCGTCCGCGGGTGCGAGATGGACCTGCGCTCCGCCGACGGTTCCGCGGTCGCACCCGGGGAGGTCGGCGAGATCGTCATCAAGGGCGAGAACGTCATGAAGGGCTACTGGCGCAACGAGAGCGCCACGGCCCAGGCGATCACCGACGGCTGGTTCCGCAGCGGTGACCTCGCCACCCGGGACGCCGACGGGTACTACACGATCGTCGACCGGGCCAAGGACATGATCGACCGCGGCGGCTACAACGTGTACCCGCGCGAGGTCGAGGAGGTCCTCTACGAGCACCCGGCCGTCGAGCAGGCGGCCGTCGTGGGTTTCCCCGACCCCCTGGTGGGCGAGGAGATCGGGGCGGCGGTGGTCCTGAAGCAGGGCGCGTCCGCCACCCCGGAGGAACTGCAGCAGCACGTCAAGGCCCAGCTCGCCGCCTACAAGTACCCGCGGCGGGTCTGGATCGTGTCCGAGCTCCCCAAGGGCCCCACGGGCAAGATCCTCAAGCGCGAGATCACACCCCCTGCACGGACGGAGGACTCCCCGGCATGA
- a CDS encoding GGDEF domain-containing protein — protein MRGLRSPWRAYALLGGLVALTVQVVPQGPVHDGLFVVTSCGAGIATAVGARLHRPQRASAWWLLAAGLGAWALGDVAYWLCWWVLDLRGFPGPSDVFYVAAYPLLAAALLRLAKQARPGRDVEGGIDAAILVVGCGLLSWTFLIAPTLSGFGADPLGAAVSVAYPLGDVVVLGALVRVFAAAGHRSLAFRLLASAAVVMLVADSVYQYATSFGSYDGSGFDWLWQASYVLWGTAALHPSMRRLSDPAPTQGATEFSTGRLLVLTGASLLAPATLALQLLLGLPPQVWAVVAGSTVLFLLVVLRMHALLGRVREQAAQLADLARTDPLTGLLNRRSAGAELQRLGDRAQLDDTHLVVGLLDLDRFKVFNDTHGHPAGDRLLVGAATAWRTALAGTGVALARWGGEEFAVLAAGITPARMERLLADLRAVVPQGQSFSAGLAVWDGAEPLDALVARADTALYAAKHAGRACTRTADRGAGSVHSAA, from the coding sequence GTGCGGGGACTGCGGTCCCCGTGGCGCGCCTACGCGCTCCTCGGCGGCCTGGTCGCCCTCACCGTGCAGGTCGTGCCGCAGGGACCCGTCCACGACGGCCTCTTCGTCGTCACGAGCTGCGGGGCGGGCATCGCCACGGCCGTCGGGGCCCGGCTGCACCGCCCGCAGCGGGCGTCCGCGTGGTGGCTGCTCGCCGCGGGCCTGGGCGCGTGGGCGCTCGGCGACGTCGCGTACTGGCTCTGCTGGTGGGTGCTGGACCTGCGCGGCTTCCCCGGGCCCTCCGACGTCTTCTACGTCGCCGCCTACCCCCTGCTCGCCGCCGCCCTGCTGCGGTTGGCGAAGCAGGCCCGTCCCGGCCGCGACGTCGAGGGCGGCATCGACGCGGCCATCCTCGTGGTCGGCTGCGGGTTGCTGTCGTGGACCTTCCTCATCGCGCCCACGCTGAGCGGGTTCGGCGCCGACCCCCTCGGCGCCGCCGTCTCCGTGGCCTACCCGCTGGGCGACGTCGTCGTGCTCGGCGCCCTCGTGCGCGTCTTCGCCGCCGCCGGGCACCGGTCGCTCGCCTTCCGCCTGCTCGCCTCGGCCGCCGTCGTCATGCTCGTGGCCGACTCCGTCTACCAGTACGCGACGTCGTTCGGCTCCTACGACGGGTCCGGGTTCGACTGGCTGTGGCAGGCGTCGTACGTGCTGTGGGGGACCGCCGCGCTGCACCCCTCGATGCGCCGCCTGTCCGACCCGGCCCCCACCCAGGGGGCCACCGAGTTCTCCACCGGCCGGCTGCTCGTGCTGACGGGGGCCAGCCTGCTCGCGCCCGCCACGCTCGCCCTGCAGCTGCTGCTGGGGCTGCCGCCGCAGGTCTGGGCCGTCGTCGCCGGCTCGACCGTCCTGTTCCTGCTCGTCGTCCTGCGCATGCACGCCCTGCTCGGTCGCGTCCGCGAGCAGGCCGCCCAGCTCGCCGACCTCGCCCGCACCGACCCCCTGACGGGTCTGCTCAACCGCCGCAGCGCCGGCGCCGAGCTGCAGCGCCTGGGCGACCGGGCCCAGCTCGACGACACCCACCTCGTCGTCGGACTCCTCGACCTCGACCGCTTCAAGGTCTTCAACGACACCCACGGCCACCCCGCGGGCGACCGCCTGCTCGTGGGCGCCGCGACGGCGTGGCGGACGGCGCTCGCGGGCACCGGGGTCGCCCTGGCCCGCTGGGGCGGGGAGGAGTTCGCCGTCCTCGCGGCCGGCATCACCCCGGCGCGGATGGAACGGCTGCTGGCCGACCTGCGCGCCGTCGTCCCGCAGGGGCAGTCGTTCTCGGCGGGGCTGGCGGTCTGGGACGGCGCCGAACCGCTGGACGCCCTCGTCGCCCGCGCCGACACCGCGCTGTACGCGGCCAAGCACGCGGGGCGGGCCTGCACCCGGACGGCCGACCGCGGCGCGGGGTCGGTGCACTCCGCGGCCTGA
- a CDS encoding GGDEF domain-containing protein — MSHVPRRPPLWAGYLLLGGAVAVACLLTSGTLHDALLAAVSCSCAVAIAVGVRVHRPVQPGAWWAMAAGMACWGVGDVSYVLVYDVGGSQAYPAPPDVAYLLAYPLLGLSLLALARKARPGRDVEGVIDATILAVGAGLLSWVFLLAPALQTLSDDLLGGAVSAAYPVADVFVLAMLVRLTSAAGARSPSFVMLCAAAVSMLVADASYQLAYAAVGYDGSALDPAWLVGYLLWGACALHPSMRRLSDPGPGTGRGELGGGRLLLLAGASLLAPATLTLQLLLQRHPSSWAVAITSAVLFLLVVARMWTLLRRLRVQAEQLSALARTDPLTGLLNRRSGDAVLQRMLSRCAQEGSDLVVVLLDLDHFKAFNDTHGHPAGDRLLVGAARAWGEVLAGTGAQLARWGGEEFLVVLAGVDRPAVEALLDRMRDVVPEGRTFSAGAARRDPGAGGDVATLVATADEALYAAKAAGRDRTCWAPDPVATAVAPDAAPAVPLVPAVPARQVRRSAEPAQRS; from the coding sequence GTGAGCCACGTCCCGCGCCGTCCGCCCCTGTGGGCGGGATACCTCCTGCTCGGCGGGGCGGTGGCGGTGGCCTGCCTGCTGACGAGCGGCACCCTGCACGACGCCCTGCTGGCCGCCGTGTCCTGCAGCTGCGCCGTCGCCATCGCCGTCGGCGTCCGCGTCCACCGGCCCGTCCAGCCAGGCGCCTGGTGGGCCATGGCGGCGGGCATGGCCTGCTGGGGCGTCGGCGACGTGTCGTACGTCCTCGTCTACGACGTCGGCGGCTCGCAGGCGTACCCGGCCCCGCCGGACGTCGCCTACCTGCTCGCCTACCCCCTGCTGGGCCTGTCGCTGCTGGCGCTGGCCCGCAAGGCCCGCCCCGGACGTGACGTCGAGGGCGTCATCGACGCCACGATCCTCGCCGTCGGGGCCGGGTTGCTGAGCTGGGTGTTCCTGCTCGCCCCGGCGCTGCAGACCCTGTCCGACGACCTCCTGGGCGGCGCGGTCTCGGCCGCGTACCCGGTGGCCGACGTCTTCGTCCTCGCGATGCTCGTGCGCCTCACCTCGGCCGCCGGGGCCCGGTCGCCGAGCTTCGTCATGCTGTGCGCCGCCGCGGTGAGCATGCTCGTCGCCGACGCCTCCTACCAGCTCGCCTACGCGGCCGTCGGCTACGACGGTTCGGCCCTGGACCCGGCCTGGCTGGTCGGGTACCTGTTGTGGGGGGCCTGCGCGCTGCACCCCTCGATGCGCCGGCTCTCGGACCCCGGCCCCGGCACGGGCCGCGGCGAGCTCGGCGGCGGCCGCCTGCTGCTCCTGGCCGGTGCGAGCCTCCTGGCGCCGGCGACCCTCACGCTGCAGCTCCTGCTGCAGCGGCACCCCTCCTCGTGGGCGGTGGCCATCACGTCCGCGGTCCTGTTCCTCCTGGTCGTGGCCAGGATGTGGACCCTGCTGCGCCGGCTGCGCGTGCAGGCCGAGCAGCTCAGCGCGCTCGCCCGCACCGACCCGCTGACGGGTCTGCTCAACCGCCGCAGCGGCGACGCCGTGCTCCAGCGGATGCTGAGCCGGTGCGCCCAGGAGGGCTCCGACCTCGTCGTCGTCCTCCTCGACCTCGACCACTTCAAGGCGTTCAACGACACGCACGGCCACCCCGCGGGGGACCGGCTGCTCGTCGGCGCCGCCCGCGCCTGGGGTGAGGTCCTCGCCGGCACGGGCGCCCAGCTGGCCCGCTGGGGCGGGGAGGAGTTCCTCGTCGTCCTCGCCGGTGTGGACCGGCCCGCGGTCGAGGCCCTCCTGGACCGGATGCGCGACGTCGTCCCCGAGGGCCGCACGTTCTCGGCCGGCGCCGCCCGCCGGGACCCCGGCGCCGGTGGGGACGTCGCGACCCTCGTCGCCACCGCCGACGAGGCCCTCTACGCCGCCAAGGCGGCGGGGCGGGACCGCACCTGCTGGGCCCCGGACCCGGTGGCGACGGCCGTGGCGCCGGACGCCGCGCCCGCGGTCCCCCTCGTCCCCGCGGTCCCCGCCCGGCAGGTGCGCCGTTCGGCGGAACCTGCGCAGCGGAGCTGA
- the valS gene encoding valine--tRNA ligase: MSDATTPSPDGAAAAPAPFRATTAPGVEVPDRPTVDGLEERWAPAWQDQGTYAFDRSAQRADVYSIDTPPPTVSGSLHVGHVFSYTHTDVVARFQRMRGKSVFYPMGWDDNGLPTERRVQNYYGVRCDPTLPYDASFVPPEKAPKNDRDFVQVSRRNFVELCDRLTAEDEQVFESLWRRLGLSVDWSHTYSTISATSRATAQRAFLRNLARGEAYTAEAPTLWDTTFRTAVAQAELEDKDTEGAYHRLGFQPTAGGDPVFIETTRPVLLPACVALVAHPDDERYQPLFGTTVRTPLFGVEVPVVAHKLADPEKGSGIAMICTFGDTTDITWWRELQLPNRAVIGRDGRLLRETPAWLSGAGAEFYATLAGQTVFSAQKAIVEALQASGDMVGEPKRITHPVKFYEKGDRPLEIVSTRQWYLRNGGRDTGLRSDLLARGGELAWHPEHMKHRYDHWVSGLNGDWLISRQRFFGVPFPVWYPLDADGEPVYDSPVVPDEAALPVDPAAEPAPGYTEDQRGVPGGFAADPDVMDTWATSSLTPLLAGGWERDEDLFSRVYPMDLRPQGQDIIRTWLFSTVVRSHLEFDGLPWARTALSGWILDPDRKKMSKSKGNVVTPLALLEEFGSDAVRYWAASSRLGTDATFDTGQMKIGRRLAMKLLNASKFVLGLGVERGTAADPEAVTEPIDAGVLAGLATVVAQATDAFERYDHATALDVTEKFFWNFCDDWVELVKDRAYGSRGEGPAASARATAALTLRTLLRLFAPFLPYAAEEVWSWWQDGSVHTAPWPTTSELGARASDGDAGTSLVLPAAGQALSALRKVKSEAKVSQKTPLTAATISGPAHLVEAGRRAEADVLAASRAASIEWAVVEGAEGLTAVAEIAPTEG, from the coding sequence ATGTCCGACGCCACCACCCCCTCCCCCGACGGCGCCGCCGCCGCGCCGGCTCCCTTCCGCGCGACCACCGCTCCCGGCGTCGAGGTACCCGACCGTCCGACGGTCGACGGGCTGGAGGAGCGCTGGGCCCCCGCGTGGCAGGACCAGGGCACCTACGCCTTCGACCGTTCCGCGCAGCGCGCCGACGTGTACTCCATCGACACCCCGCCGCCGACCGTGTCCGGGTCGCTGCACGTGGGGCACGTCTTCAGCTACACGCACACCGACGTCGTCGCCCGCTTCCAGCGCATGCGCGGCAAGTCCGTCTTCTACCCGATGGGCTGGGACGACAACGGCCTGCCCACCGAGCGGCGCGTGCAGAACTACTACGGCGTCCGCTGCGACCCGACGCTGCCGTACGACGCCTCGTTCGTGCCGCCGGAGAAGGCGCCGAAGAACGACCGCGACTTCGTCCAGGTCTCCCGGCGCAACTTCGTCGAGCTGTGCGACCGGCTGACGGCCGAGGACGAGCAGGTCTTCGAGTCGCTGTGGCGGCGCCTGGGTCTGTCGGTCGACTGGTCGCACACCTACTCGACGATCTCGGCGACCTCACGGGCGACGGCCCAGCGCGCGTTCCTGCGCAACCTGGCCCGCGGCGAGGCGTACACGGCCGAGGCGCCGACGCTGTGGGACACGACGTTCCGCACGGCGGTCGCGCAGGCCGAGCTGGAGGACAAGGACACCGAGGGCGCCTACCACCGGCTCGGCTTCCAGCCCACCGCCGGCGGCGACCCCGTCTTCATCGAGACGACGCGCCCCGTGCTGCTGCCCGCGTGCGTCGCCCTCGTGGCCCACCCCGACGACGAGCGCTACCAGCCACTGTTCGGCACGACGGTGCGCACGCCGCTGTTCGGCGTCGAGGTGCCCGTCGTGGCCCACAAGCTCGCCGACCCCGAGAAGGGGTCCGGCATCGCGATGATCTGCACCTTCGGCGACACGACCGACATCACGTGGTGGCGCGAGCTGCAGCTGCCCAACCGCGCCGTGATCGGCCGCGACGGCCGGCTGCTGCGCGAGACGCCGGCGTGGCTGTCCGGGGCGGGCGCGGAGTTCTACGCCACGCTGGCCGGCCAGACGGTGTTCTCGGCGCAGAAGGCGATCGTCGAGGCCCTGCAGGCCTCCGGCGACATGGTCGGGGAGCCGAAGCGGATCACCCACCCGGTGAAGTTCTACGAGAAGGGCGACCGCCCGCTCGAGATCGTCTCGACCCGCCAGTGGTACCTGCGCAACGGCGGCCGCGACACGGGTCTGCGCTCGGACCTGCTCGCGCGCGGCGGGGAACTCGCCTGGCACCCCGAGCACATGAAGCACCGGTACGACCACTGGGTGTCCGGGCTCAACGGCGACTGGCTGATCTCCCGGCAGCGGTTCTTCGGCGTGCCGTTCCCCGTCTGGTACCCCCTGGACGCCGACGGCGAACCCGTCTACGACTCCCCCGTCGTGCCCGACGAGGCCGCGCTGCCGGTCGACCCGGCGGCCGAACCGGCGCCGGGCTACACCGAGGACCAGCGCGGCGTGCCGGGCGGTTTCGCGGCCGACCCCGACGTCATGGACACGTGGGCGACGTCGTCGCTGACCCCGCTGCTGGCCGGTGGGTGGGAACGCGACGAGGACCTGTTCTCCCGCGTGTACCCGATGGACCTGCGCCCGCAGGGCCAGGACATCATCCGCACCTGGCTGTTCTCCACCGTCGTGCGCTCGCACCTGGAGTTCGACGGGCTGCCGTGGGCGCGGACCGCGCTGTCGGGGTGGATCCTCGACCCGGACCGCAAGAAGATGTCGAAGTCCAAGGGCAACGTCGTGACGCCGCTGGCGCTGCTGGAGGAGTTCGGCTCCGACGCGGTGCGCTACTGGGCCGCGTCCTCGCGGCTCGGCACGGACGCGACGTTCGACACCGGGCAGATGAAGATCGGCCGCCGGCTGGCCATGAAGCTGCTCAACGCCTCGAAGTTCGTGCTCGGCCTCGGCGTCGAACGCGGCACCGCCGCGGACCCGGAGGCCGTGACCGAACCGATCGACGCCGGTGTCCTCGCGGGGCTGGCGACCGTGGTCGCGCAGGCGACCGACGCGTTCGAGCGCTACGACCACGCCACCGCCCTCGACGTCACCGAGAAGTTCTTCTGGAACTTCTGCGACGACTGGGTGGAACTGGTCAAGGACCGCGCCTACGGCTCCCGCGGTGAGGGACCGGCGGCCTCCGCGCGGGCGACGGCGGCACTGACCCTGCGGACGCTGCTGCGGCTGTTCGCGCCGTTCCTGCCCTACGCGGCCGAGGAGGTCTGGTCGTGGTGGCAGGACGGTTCCGTCCACACCGCACCGTGGCCGACGACCTCCGAGCTCGGGGCCCGTGCCTCCGATGGGGACGCGGGCACCAGCCTCGTGCTCCCCGCTGCGGGGCAGGCGCTCTCGGCGCTGCGGAAGGTCAAGAGCGAGGCGAAGGTCTCGCAGAAGACGCCGCTCACGGCGGCGACGATCTCCGGCCCGGCGCACCTCGTCGAGGCGGGCCGCCGGGCGGAGGCCGACGTCCTCGCGGCCTCGCGGGCGGCGTCGATCGAGTGGGCCGTCGTCGAGGGGGCCGAGGGCCTCACCGCCGTCGCGGAGATCGCGCCGACCGAGGGCTGA